The following is a genomic window from Alternaria dauci strain A2016 chromosome 4, whole genome shotgun sequence.
CACGAACATTATGAGCAGAGTGAAACCGACGATGGCAGTTGAAAATTTTGGGTAGTGTCTACATAATGTATACGTAGATCATCCACCGGCCCAGACCCGCAAGGGATATAGTGCTTTCAAGGACAGGATACCTGTCGAAGAGATTCATCCCGTCATGCCGAACGCCGATCATCCGTGAATCATTCCTTTTGGCGTACAATCTactcctcgtcctcctcgcCGGCGTCCTCGTCACCGCCCTTCTCAGCGGCCTTGGCCTTCTTCCTCCTGACACGGCCGGGGCGGCCGCCACCGAATGGAGAAGTCAGAGCGAAGTCGATGTGCTTCTGAGAGTCGAGGCGGACCATGAAGGAGGGAACGTTGACGATCTGCTTTCCGACGCTGTAATATTGTTAGTCGTACGCTTTTTGACCAATTGGGGGCGGATGCATACCGGATGTGGCGCTGGCGGATGAGGACACGGGCGTGGTGGATGGACTTGGCGAGACCGAGCTTGTAGACACAGGTCTGGAGACGGCGCTCCAAGAAGTCCTCAATCTTAAGGGCCAAGACGTAATCGAGCTTCATGCGGGACTCGTCAAGGACACCGACACGTACGAGACGGCGAATGAGGGCGTTACCCTCGAAGAGGCGCTTGGGGTCCTTCTCGTCGAGAGTGAGAAGCGAACTGCCAGACTGTTAGCAAGTTCACGTCTCTCAGACTGCGCATCAATTGCGCGCAGTCAGCAACAAGGAGAACTCACCGAGCGGCACGACGGATCTTGGACAGAGTCAACTGGACGCGCCAGACCTCGCGCTTGTTGCGGAGACCATACTCGCCGACGAGCTTCAGCTCAGTATCCCTAATCCAACATTAACTTGTGTCCCAGACATAAGCGGAGCACGCTCTCGCTCAGTGGCCATGGGTTATCACATACAGACGAGCGGACTCGAAAGGACGACGGGGGACGCTGTACGTCTTCGAGTAGGAGCGGGGAGGGGCCATGTTGGTGGTCGTGGATGTGCGAGAGAGAAGTCAAGGGCGGAGTTCACGAGCAGTTCGAAAACATGTGGTGGACGCTAACGCAACTAAGCGAGGTTGGGCTTGGCACTTAGCCCCGAAGTTTAACCGCTGCGTATAGTAACGCTACATGATTATGTTGTCGCTGAGTGTTCCGGCTTGCTGGTCACTTGAAGAAGACAAGAGAATGCACCTCGCAAAAGACCCCAGGCCCGActcgttgtcgtcgtctgAGGTTAGTATGGTCTTCGGCCAGCCTTACCCTCAACACGACCCTCAGAGTGTATAGGAATGTTATCAGCGGAGCCCAGGGCTATTCAGTAATGCGACGGCAGTAGTGCAAGACAAAGGGAGTAACGTATATAATGTATATAatctatttaaataataaacggactagtaaaagatataagtataatactattaaaagatactataataaattatagtaaaggtgtatttcctaaatacttagttttactatatatagctatatatatttaataatagataggttaagctaaagccctaaactttaggtagttctagaaagttatagtaatattagggagaagaggagtttagagagaagagaagtttttaaactatagtttatagcttatatctaggcttataactatagtacttaagaataaagaaatatttaagtaacttaaattttcttctcttaactcctatatattaatatatctagtatat
Proteins encoded in this region:
- a CDS encoding 40S ribosomal protein uS4 — encoded protein: MAPPRSYSKTYSVPRRPFESARLDTELKLVGEYGLRNKREVWRVQLTLSKIRRAARSLLTLDEKDPKRLFEGNALIRRLVRVGVLDESRMKLDYVLALKIEDFLERRLQTCVYKLGLAKSIHHARVLIRQRHIRVGKQIVNVPSFMVRLDSQKHIDFALTSPFGGGRPGRVRRKKAKAAEKGGDEDAGEEDEE